In Nicotiana tabacum cultivar K326 chromosome 21, ASM71507v2, whole genome shotgun sequence, one DNA window encodes the following:
- the LOC107815753 gene encoding protoporphyrinogen oxidase, mitochondrial isoform X1, with product MAPSAGEDKHSSAKRVAVIGAGVSGLAAAYKLKIHGLNVTVFEAEGRAGGKLRSVSQDGLIWDEGANTMTESEGDVTFLIDSLGLREKQQFPLSQNKRYIARNGTPVLLPSNPIDLIKSNFLSTGSKLQMLLEPILWKNKKLSQVSDSHESVSGFFQRHFGKEVVDYLIDPFVAGTCGGDPDSLSMHHSFPELWNLEKRFGSVILGAIRSKLSPKNEKKQGPPKTSANKKRQRGSFSFLGGMQTLTDAICKDLREDELRLNSRVLELSCSCTEDSAIDSWSIISASPHKRQSEEESFDAVIMTAPLCDVKSMKIAKRGNPFLLNFIPEVDYVPLSVVITTFKRENVKYPLEGFGVLVPSKEQQHGLKTLGTLFSSMMFPDRAPNNVYLYTTFVGGSRNRELAKASRTELKEIVTSDLKQLLGAEGEPTYVNHLYWSKAFPLYGHNYDSVLDAIDKMEKNLPGLFYAGNHRGGLSVGKALSSGCNAADLVISYLESVSTDSKRHC from the exons ATGGCTCCTTCTGCCGGAGAAGATAAACACA GTTCTGCGAAGAGAGTCGCAGTCATTGGTGCAGGCGTCAG TGGGCTTGCTGCAGCATACAAGTTGAAAATCCATGGCTTGAATGTGACAGTATTCGAAGCAGAAGGGAGAGCTGGAGGGAAGTTACGAAGTGTGAGCCAAGATGGCCTGATATGGGATGAAGGGGCAAATACTATG ACTGAAAGTGAAGGTGATGTTACATTTTTGATTGATTCTCTTGGACTCCGAGAAAAGCAACAATTT CCACTTTCACAAAACAAGCGCTACATTGCCAGAAATGGTACTCCTGTACTG TTACCTTCAAATCCAATTGATCTGATCAAAAGCAATTTTCTTTCCACTGGATCAAAG CTTCAGATGCTTCTGGAACCAATATTATGGAAGAATAAAAAGCTCTCCCAGGTGTCTGACTCACATGAAAG TGTCAGTGGATTCTTCCAGCGTCATTTTGGAAAGGAG GTTGTTGACTATCTAATTGACCCTTTTGTTGCTGGAACGTGTGGTGGTGATCCTGACTCGCTTTCA ATGCACCATTCATTTCCAGAGTTGTGGAATTTAGAGAAAAG GTTTGGCTCAGTCATACTTGGAGCTATTCGATCTAAGTTATCccctaaaaatgaaaagaagcaAGGGCCACCCAAAACTTCAGCAAATAAGAAGCGCCAGCGGggatctttttcctttttgggcGGAATGCAA ACACTTACTGATGCAATATGCAAAGATCTCAGAGAAGATGAACTTAGACTAAACTCTAGAGTTCTGGAATTATCTTGTAGCTGTACTGAGGACTCTGCGATAGATAGCTGGTCAATTATTTCTGCCTCTCCACACAAAAGGCAATCAGAAGAAGAATCATTTGATGCTGTAATTATGACG GCCCCACTCTGTGATGTTAAGAGTATGAAGATTGCTAAGAGAGGAAATCCATTTCTACTCAACTTTATTCCTGAG GTTGATTATGTACCGCTATCTGTTGTTATAACCACATTTAAGAGGGAAAACGTAAAGTATCCCCTTGAGGGTTTTGGGGTTCTTGTACCTTCCAAGGAGCAACAACATGGTCTCAAGACACTAG GCACCCTCTTCTCTTCTATGATGTTTCCAGATCGGGCACCAAACAATGTTTATCTCTATACTACTTTTGTTGGTGGAAGCCGAAATAGAGAACTTGCAAAAGCCTCAAG GACTGAGCTGAAAGAGATAGTAACTTCTGACCTTAAGCAGCTGTTGGGTGCTGAGGGAGAGCCAACATATGTGAA TCATCTATACTGGAGTAAAGCATTTCCATTGTACGGGCATAACTATGATTCAGTCCTAGATGCAATTGACAAAATGGAGAAAAATCTTCCTGGATTATTCTATGCAg GTAACCACAGGGGGGGATTGTCAGTTGGCAAAGCATTATCTTCTGGATGCAATGCAGCTGATCTTGTTATATCATATCTTGAATCCGTCTCAACTGACTCCAAAAGACATTGCTGA
- the LOC107815753 gene encoding protoporphyrinogen oxidase, mitochondrial (The RefSeq protein has 1 substitution compared to this genomic sequence) → MAPSAGEDKHSSAKRVAVIGAGVSGLAAAYKLKIHGLNVTVFEAEGKAGGKLRSVSQDGLIWDEGANTMTESEGDVTFLIDSLGLREKQQFPLSQNKRYIARNGTPVLLPSNPIDLIKSNFLSTGSKLQMLLEPILWKNKKLSQVSDSHESVSGFFQRHFGKEVVDYLIDPFVAGTCGGDPDSLSMHHSFPELWNLEKRFGSVILGAIRSKLSPKNEKKQGPPKTSANKKRQRGSFSFLGGMQTLTDAICKDLREDELRLNSRVLELSCSCTEDSAIDSWSIISASPHKRQSEEESFDAVIMTAPLCDVKSMKIAKRGNPFLLNFIPEVDYVPLSVVITTFKRENVKYPLEGFGVLVPSKEQQHGLKTLGTLFSSMMFPDRAPNNVYLYTTFVGGSRNRELAKASRTELKEIVTSDLKQLLGAEGEPTYVNHLYWSKAFPLYGHNYDSVLDAIDKMEKNLPGLFYAGNHRGGLSVGKALSSGCNAADLVISYLESVSTDSKRHC, encoded by the exons ATGGCTCCTTCTGCCGGAGAAGATAAACACA GTTCTGCGAAGAGAGTCGCAGTCATTGGTGCAGGCGTCAG TGGGCTTGCTGCAGCATACAAGTTGAAAATCCATGGCTTGAATGTGACAGTATTCGAAGCAGAAGGGAGAGCTGGAGGGAAGTTACGAAGTGTGAGCCAAGATGGCCTGATATGGGATGAAGGGGCAAATACTATG ACTGAAAGTGAAGGTGATGTTACATTTTTGATTGATTCTCTTGGACTCCGAGAAAAGCAACAATTT CCACTTTCACAAAACAAGCGCTACATTGCCAGAAATGGTACTCCTGTACTG TTACCTTCAAATCCAATTGATCTGATCAAAAGCAATTTTCTTTCCACTGGATCAAAG CTTCAGATGCTTCTGGAACCAATATTATGGAAGAATAAAAAGCTCTCCCAGGTGTCTGACTCACATGAAAG TGTCAGTGGATTCTTCCAGCGTCATTTTGGAAAGGAG GTTGTTGACTATCTAATTGACCCTTTTGTTGCTGGAACGTGTGGTGGTGATCCTGACTCGCTTTCA ATGCACCATTCATTTCCAGAGTTGTGGAATTTAGAGAAAAG GTTTGGCTCAGTCATACTTGGAGCTATTCGATCTAAGTTATCccctaaaaatgaaaagaagcaAGGGCCACCCAAAACTTCAGCAAATAAGAAGCGCCAGCGGggatctttttcctttttgggcGGAATGCAA ACACTTACTGATGCAATATGCAAAGATCTCAGAGAAGATGAACTTAGACTAAACTCTAGAGTTCTGGAATTATCTTGTAGCTGTACTGAGGACTCTGCGATAGATAGCTGGTCAATTATTTCTGCCTCTCCACACAAAAGGCAATCAGAAGAAGAATCATTTGATGCTGTAATTATGACG GCCCCACTCTGTGATGTTAAGAGTATGAAGATTGCTAAGAGAGGAAATCCATTTCTACTCAACTTTATTCCTGAG GTTGATTATGTACCGCTATCTGTTGTTATAACCACATTTAAGAGGGAAAACGTAAAGTATCCCCTTGAGGGTTTTGGGGTTCTTGTACCTTCCAAGGAGCAACAACATGGTCTCAAGACACTAG GCACCCTCTTCTCTTCTATGATGTTTCCAGATCGGGCACCAAACAATGTTTATCTCTATACTACTTTTGTTGGTGGAAGCCGAAATAGAGAACTTGCAAAAGCCTCAAG GACTGAGCTGAAAGAGATAGTAACTTCTGACCTTAAGCAGCTGTTGGGTGCTGAGGGAGAGCCAACATATGTGAA TCATCTATACTGGAGTAAAGCATTTCCATTGTACGGGCATAACTATGATTCAGTCCTAGATGCAATTGACAAAATGGAGAAAAATCTTCCTGGATTATTCTATGCAg GTAACCACAGGGGGGGATTGTCAGTTGGCAAAGCATTATCTTCTGGATGCAATGCAGCTGATCTTGTTATATCATATCTTGAATCCGTCTCAACTGACTCCAAAAGACATTGCTGA
- the LOC142175544 gene encoding uncharacterized protein LOC142175544, whose product MAMGAWSSGDASVMWTATADCIRETTREVLGVLKGYSSGRRGDWWWNNMVQGKVKERKATYLKLVESTNEEQMRANRKRCKKARKETKLAVTEAKTAAFSRLYEELGVKGGDK is encoded by the coding sequence ATGGCTATGGGAGCCTGGAGTAGCGGGGACGCTAGTGTTATGTGGACAGcgacggcggactgtataagGGAGACgacgagagaggtgttaggggtcttgAAGGGTTATTCTAGCGGGCGTCGAGGTGACTGGTGGTGGAATAAcatggtccaaggtaaagtgaaaGAAAGGAAAGCGACGTACCTTAAGTTAGTGGAGAGCACCAATGAGGAGCAGATGAGAGCGAATAGAAAAAGATGTAAGAAAGCTAGGAAGGAGACAAAATTAGCGGTCACGGAAGCTAAGACTGCTGCGTTTAGTCGGTTGTATGAGGAATTGGGGGTCAAAGGTGGGGACAAGTAG
- the LOC107815752 gene encoding COP9 signalosome complex subunit 3 isoform X2: MNLNMDSVESLVAQIQGLSGNLSDINHLHNLLKQSEELLHSESTSVVSSLAELDPSIHSLGYLYFLKAILSGPVSKEEANGILVSVARFINSCVVEQIHLAPEKFIFICRWFKDQVILLEAPIRGVAPMLTAVRKLQVSSEQLTALHPDFLLLCVLAKCYKTGVSILEDDIFEVDQPRDFFLYCYYGGMICVGQKQFGKALELLHNVVTAPMSTLSAIAVESYKKYILVSLIRLGQFSVSFPKYTSSVAQRNLKTTSQPYLELANSYGTGKISELETFVQTNMEKFESDNNLGLVKQVVSSMYKRNIQRLTQTYLTLSLQDIANTVQLSSSKEAEMHVLQMIEDGEIYATINQKDGMVRFLEDPEQYKTCAMIEHIDSSMKRLAGRDKDMILMILIVFLRDSTYETSTV, encoded by the exons aTGAATCTGAACATGGATTCTGTTGAATCTCTTGTGGCTCAAATCCAAGGGCTTTCTGGAAATTTATCAGACATTAATCATCTTCACAACCTTCTCAAACAATCTGAAGAGTTACTTCACTCCGAGTCGACTAGCGTAGTTTCTTCGCTCGCTGAACTTGACCCTTCTATTCACTCCCTCGGCTACCTCTATTTCTT GAAGGCGATCTTGTCTGGCCCAGTTTCAAAGGAGGAAGCTAATGGAATACTCGTTTCTGTTGCAAGATTTATCAATTCATGTGTTGTCGAGCAAATACATTTGGCACCTGAAAAAT TCATATTTATTTGTAGATGGTTTAAGGATCAAGTTATATTGCTAGAAGCACCAATTCGTGGTGTGGCTCCTATGCTGACTGCTGTTCGCAAGCTACAAGTCTCTTCTGAGCAGCTGACAGCTTTGCATCCCGATTTCCTTCTTCTTTGTGTATTAGCAAAGTGCTATAAAACTGGTGTTTCTATACTAGAGGATGACATATTTGAGGTTGATCAGCCAAGGGACTTCTTTCTTTATTGTTACTACGG GGGGATGATTTGCGTTGGACAAAAGCAATTTGGCAAAGCTTTGGAACTTCTACACAAT GTTGTGACAGCACCTATGTCCACTTTAAGTGCTATAGCGGTTGAATCTTACAAGAAGTACATTCTGGTTTCCCTCATTCGTCTTGGGCAG TTCTCCGTCAGTTTTCCCAAGTACACTTCATCGGTGGCCCAAAGAAATTTGAAGACCACCTCTCAG CCTTACCTGGAGCTGGCAAATAGTTATGGCACTGGGAAAATCTCTGAGCTTGAAACATTTGTTCAAACAAACATGGAGAAGTTTGAAAGT GACAATAATCTTGGATTAGTGAAGCAAGTAGTCTCTTCTATGTATAAGCGCAATATTCAACGATTAACTCAAACATACCTTACTCTCTCCCTTCAAGATATTGCCAACACTGTCCAACTAAGTAGCTCTAAAGAGGCAGAGATGCACGTGCTTCAAATG ATTGAAGATGGTGAAATATATGCGACTATAAATCAGAAGGATGGTATGGTTAGATTCCTGGAGGATCCTGAGCAGTATAAAACATGCGCAATGATCGAACACATTGATTCATCAATGAAGAG